A genomic stretch from Megachile rotundata isolate GNS110a chromosome 1, iyMegRotu1, whole genome shotgun sequence includes:
- the LOC100882724 gene encoding solute carrier family 2, facilitated glucose transporter member 1 isoform X5: MSKKWRQGLNGRLAFAICAAALGSSFQHGYNTGVVNAPQQLIEDWISNLKMNRTGVPTKQSEVTMIWSIAVSIFCVGGMIGGSLVGSVADRFGRKGGLLLNNILVLLTVIFEGCAKTAKSYEMIIIGRFIIGINSGLNAGLAPMYLAEISPIHLRGAVGTVYQLVITMSILVSQILGLEQVLGTADQWPLLLCLTIVPAIFQIITLPLCPESPKYLLLSKGKDMEAQRALSWLRGTIEVHDEMEEMRTEYESVKLVPKVTLKELFVNSALRIPLMIAIMIMFAQQLSGINAVMFFSTKIFMMAQLDKNAAQNATMGVGAMNVLMTFISLILVERAGRKTLLLIGFGGMFIDTALLAVCLVFADTSSTAAYFSIVLVIMFVVLFATGPGSIPWFLVSELFNQSARPAATSVAIAINWTANFIVSIGFLPLQEALGAYVFILFAVIQAFFVFFIYKKVPETKNKTMEEISSMFRQISYQ; the protein is encoded by the exons CTCATCGAGGATTGGATCAGTAACCTGAAGATGAATCGTACCGGTGTACCAACGAAACAGTCGGAAGTGACgatgatatggtcgatagcggTGTCGATATTCTGCGTGGGTGGTATGATCGGCGGTTCTTTGGTGGGCTCGGTAGCCGATCGTTTCGGTAGAAAGGGTGGTTTGCTATTGAACAACATTCTGGTTCTCTTGACGGTCATCTTCGAGGGTTGCGCGAAGACGGCGAAAAGCTACGAGATGATAATCATTGGAAGATTTATAATCGGTATTAACTCTGGGTTGAACGCTGGTCTGGCACCCATGTATCTAGCTGAAATATCACCTATTCATCTACGAGGAGCCGTCGGCACAGTCTATCAATTAGTTATCACTATGTCTATTCTGGTATCACAGATTCTCGGACTGGAACAAGTACTGGGTACGGCCGATCAATGGCCGCTTCTTTTATGTTTGACGATCGTTCCTGCGATCTTTCAAATAATTACCCTTCCCCTATGCCCCGAGAGTCCAAAGTATTTACTGCTCAGCAAAGGAAAGGACATGGAGGCGCAAAGAG CTTTGTCTTGGCTCCGTGGTACGATCGAAGTTCACGATGAAATGGAGGAAATGAGAACAGAATACGAATCAGTGAAACTTGTACCAAAGGTCACGCTAAAAGAATTGTTTGTGAATTCTGCTCTTAGAATTCCATTGATGATCGCAATTATGATTATGTTCGCGCAACAATTGTCAGGTATAAATGCCGTGATGTTCTTCTCGACGAAAATTTTCATGATGGCACAATTGGATAAGAACGCGGCCCAAAATGCAACGATGGGAGTCGGGGCGATGAACGTTCTCATGACTTTTATTTCTTTGATACTCGTTGAAAGAGCTGGACGAAAAACGTTGCTTCTTATTGGATTCGGTGGAATGTTCATCGACACTGCTTTACTCGCGGTCTGTCTTGTTTTTGCG GATACGTCTAGCACAGCTGCGTACTTCTCTATTGTCTTAGTCATCATGTTCGTGGTCCTGTTCGCGACTGGACCAGGAAGTATTCCTTGGTTCCTGGTGTCTGAATTGTTTAATCAATCCGCAAGACCTGCAGCAACATCCGTTGCTATCGCGATCAATTGGACGGCGAATTTCATCGTCAGTATCGGTTTCCTGCCGCTACAAGAAGCGCTAGGTGCTTACGTATTCATCTTATTTGCCGTGATACAAGCATTCTTCGTTTTCTTCATCTACAAAAAGGTGCCAGAAACGAAGAACAAGACGATGGAGGAAATTAGTAGCATGTTCCGACAAATATCGTACCAGTAA
- the LOC100882724 gene encoding solute carrier family 2, facilitated glucose transporter member 1 isoform X4, giving the protein MTLKATRFPYFRKTGLNGRLAFAICAAALGSSFQHGYNTGVVNAPQQLIEDWISNLKMNRTGVPTKQSEVTMIWSIAVSIFCVGGMIGGSLVGSVADRFGRKGGLLLNNILVLLTVIFEGCAKTAKSYEMIIIGRFIIGINSGLNAGLAPMYLAEISPIHLRGAVGTVYQLVITMSILVSQILGLEQVLGTADQWPLLLCLTIVPAIFQIITLPLCPESPKYLLLSKGKDMEAQRALSWLRGTIEVHDEMEEMRTEYESVKLVPKVTLKELFVNSALRIPLMIAIMIMFAQQLSGINAVMFFSTKIFMMAQLDKNAAQNATMGVGAMNVLMTFISLILVERAGRKTLLLIGFGGMFIDTALLAVCLVFADTSSTAAYFSIVLVIMFVVLFATGPGSIPWFLVSELFNQSARPAATSVAIAINWTANFIVSIGFLPLQEALGAYVFILFAVIQAFFVFFIYKKVPETKNKTMEEISSMFRQISYQ; this is encoded by the exons CTCATCGAGGATTGGATCAGTAACCTGAAGATGAATCGTACCGGTGTACCAACGAAACAGTCGGAAGTGACgatgatatggtcgatagcggTGTCGATATTCTGCGTGGGTGGTATGATCGGCGGTTCTTTGGTGGGCTCGGTAGCCGATCGTTTCGGTAGAAAGGGTGGTTTGCTATTGAACAACATTCTGGTTCTCTTGACGGTCATCTTCGAGGGTTGCGCGAAGACGGCGAAAAGCTACGAGATGATAATCATTGGAAGATTTATAATCGGTATTAACTCTGGGTTGAACGCTGGTCTGGCACCCATGTATCTAGCTGAAATATCACCTATTCATCTACGAGGAGCCGTCGGCACAGTCTATCAATTAGTTATCACTATGTCTATTCTGGTATCACAGATTCTCGGACTGGAACAAGTACTGGGTACGGCCGATCAATGGCCGCTTCTTTTATGTTTGACGATCGTTCCTGCGATCTTTCAAATAATTACCCTTCCCCTATGCCCCGAGAGTCCAAAGTATTTACTGCTCAGCAAAGGAAAGGACATGGAGGCGCAAAGAG CTTTGTCTTGGCTCCGTGGTACGATCGAAGTTCACGATGAAATGGAGGAAATGAGAACAGAATACGAATCAGTGAAACTTGTACCAAAGGTCACGCTAAAAGAATTGTTTGTGAATTCTGCTCTTAGAATTCCATTGATGATCGCAATTATGATTATGTTCGCGCAACAATTGTCAGGTATAAATGCCGTGATGTTCTTCTCGACGAAAATTTTCATGATGGCACAATTGGATAAGAACGCGGCCCAAAATGCAACGATGGGAGTCGGGGCGATGAACGTTCTCATGACTTTTATTTCTTTGATACTCGTTGAAAGAGCTGGACGAAAAACGTTGCTTCTTATTGGATTCGGTGGAATGTTCATCGACACTGCTTTACTCGCGGTCTGTCTTGTTTTTGCG GATACGTCTAGCACAGCTGCGTACTTCTCTATTGTCTTAGTCATCATGTTCGTGGTCCTGTTCGCGACTGGACCAGGAAGTATTCCTTGGTTCCTGGTGTCTGAATTGTTTAATCAATCCGCAAGACCTGCAGCAACATCCGTTGCTATCGCGATCAATTGGACGGCGAATTTCATCGTCAGTATCGGTTTCCTGCCGCTACAAGAAGCGCTAGGTGCTTACGTATTCATCTTATTTGCCGTGATACAAGCATTCTTCGTTTTCTTCATCTACAAAAAGGTGCCAGAAACGAAGAACAAGACGATGGAGGAAATTAGTAGCATGTTCCGACAAATATCGTACCAGTAA